Within the Dehalococcoidia bacterium genome, the region GCGGTTGAATTCGAGTATGCACTGCGCCATTCCGGGCATGTCGTCGCGCAACGCGCCTAGCTGCTCGATGCACCCGGCAGGATCGTCGTAGATCGAGTATCGGACGGCGTCCTCGAAGTTCCACGTAGCCCAGCCCCCTACACCGCTCGTAAAGCTGTGACGGGATGTGCCTACTGACGACGCCGTGGCGTCTGGCACCGTATTCACTATGTCTTCGTCAAGCCAGTTCCGGGCCATCATCTCGTGCGCCTTCTCACGAGTCTTCGCCACGAAGAACGAGATGTTGACGTGGAACTCCTGTGGGTGGGTCGCACCACTTGCGAGCTTGGCCTCTTCGAACTCGCGGAGCCTGTCGATCATGCGCGGCATCGGCTGGCTCAGCGTAGTACCGATCACGCCCAGACCCATGCTCGCTGCATACGGGAACGTCTCGTCACTGTTGGCGGCGAGGAGAAGCGGCGGATGAGGCTCCTGAACTGGCTTCGGCTCGACGAGCAGCTCGTTCATGCTCCAGTACTCGCCCTCGAAGTTGGCCTTCTCCTGCGTCCACGCGGCCCGCAGCAGCTCGATGCCCTCGGCCACTCGGCCCCTGCTCTCCTCTGCGCTGATGTCCTTGGCCTGGCCGAAAGCCTGCCCAGCGGGCGCTCCCCAGCGTCCACCCAGGCACAGGTCGAGCCTGCCGTTGGTGAGGATGTCGCAGGTGGCAGCCTGGGTCGCCATGTGGATGGGATGGTGCAGTGGGAACTGCGCGGCGAGCGTGCCGAACCTGATCTGGCTCGTGTGCTGCCCCGCAGCCGACGCCACCATGAGCGGATTGGACAGAGGTCGACCCGGGAAGAACACCGACTCTGCTATCCACGCCGACTCGAAACCCAGCTTGTCAGCCAGGGCTATCTGCTCTATTGTCTCCCAGTGCCGTCGCGGGATCGAAGACCCCAGAAATCCAGGCACCTGCCAAAAAGCTCCAAATCGCAATTAAAAGACTCCTGTGGCGATACCCGCCCGTTAGCTGTCGGGACCTCAGGCATTCTAGCCAGTGGTGGTAGCAGGACGCGCCGCGTTGTAGCTCGATCCATCATCCCCGCTGCCGAATACGCCAAACGGATTCAGCGACCTCGGGGCGTCGTAGATGTCCATCTGCTCGTTCCGCTTGAGCCACCCGACCACCACGTAGGTGAGAGGCGTGGCGATTATCTCGTACGCGGTCTTGACCAGCCAGGCGAACAGTATTCCGTTGAGTACCGCCGTGGCGGGCCATATCCCCGAGAGACCAAAGGCGATACTGTAGAAGATCACCGAGTCCACACCCTGTCCAACCACAGTGGATGAGATCGTGCGCATCCACAGAAAGCGTCCCTCTGTCTTATTCTTAAGCACCACCATGACCGACGCGTTGGCGAACTCGCCTACTATGTAGGCCGCGAAACTGCCGAGCAGCACCCATCCGGTCGTGCCGAGTATGGCCATGTACGCGTCCTGGTTGTCCCAGAAGACGGCCCCTGGGATCGCTCCGCCGAGCCAGAACAGGATGACCATTATGACGTTACAGGCAAAGCCCAGCCAGATGACTCCGCGGGCAACCCTGAACCCGTAAACTTCGGTAAGCACGTCGCTGATGATGTAGCTCAGCGGGAAGCAGATGACGGAAACAGAGACGATTACGGCTTTGTCGCCAAGTACCTCGAATGGGAGGGTGAACAACGACAGCGGCTTTGTCGCGATGATGTTGCTCACCAGCAGCACGGTGACTGCCAGCGCGGTTATGATTACCAGCTTGCCGGAAAAGTTCAATGTCCCCCTCTTTTCCTTTAAGGCTGTCTGATGCCCATGCACTCATCGACCAGGACGCCGGTCACGACCTCCATTTGGTCGTCCCACTTGGACAATTCAAGCAGGCGCTCCA harbors:
- a CDS encoding LLM class flavin-dependent oxidoreductase, with product MPGFLGSSIPRRHWETIEQIALADKLGFESAWIAESVFFPGRPLSNPLMVASAAGQHTSQIRFGTLAAQFPLHHPIHMATQAATCDILTNGRLDLCLGGRWGAPAGQAFGQAKDISAEESRGRVAEGIELLRAAWTQEKANFEGEYWSMNELLVEPKPVQEPHPPLLLAANSDETFPYAASMGLGVIGTTLSQPMPRMIDRLREFEEAKLASGATHPQEFHVNISFFVAKTREKAHEMMARNWLDEDIVNTVPDATASSVGTSRHSFTSGVGGWATWNFEDAVRYSIYDDPAGCIEQLGALRDDMPGMAQCILEFNRRGRLTNDEIKESMQLFADEVMPELT
- a CDS encoding queuosine precursor transporter, whose translation is MNFSGKLVIITALAVTVLLVSNIIATKPLSLFTLPFEVLGDKAVIVSVSVICFPLSYIISDVLTEVYGFRVARGVIWLGFACNVIMVILFWLGGAIPGAVFWDNQDAYMAILGTTGWVLLGSFAAYIVGEFANASVMVVLKNKTEGRFLWMRTISSTVVGQGVDSVIFYSIAFGLSGIWPATAVLNGILFAWLVKTAYEIIATPLTYVVVGWLKRNEQMDIYDAPRSLNPFGVFGSGDDGSSYNAARPATTTG